The Raphanus sativus cultivar WK10039 chromosome 6, ASM80110v3, whole genome shotgun sequence sequence atatgagtgttttaaaaaaacttaacacaataataagtatatattttgattaaaagtatttgacatatataaatattttgatgttgatttaactatttaaaaacataaataataatttattatgctggttttagcttaataagacataaactaataaatatttataagaaatacaTGCCTGCATGTGcggacaaaacacctagtttaaaATAATACGGTCCTTAATCAACTAAATCGGCAAaggacaatttttttttctctcaaagaaatatattaaaagtttgCAAGTATTCTGAAAATTGAAGTTGACCGACCTTATTGATATTTTCTAATAGGCAAAACAAGGAACGGTCTGCAATAGGATTCCCCCTTCAATcaattcgatttttaaaataataatgctgcataaagaaaaaaattataaccccACTTTGACTTCTCCATTCTATGCATCTCAATCACGCATTTATATATCAAATCACTTTGAAGGCGCTTCTCAAGATCTATAGCAGAGAAGATTATTTCAAGATCTACCTCTTATTATCATTCTATCTTTCTTCTCCAAGATCATCCTTTAGCAAAAACCACACTTTAGTTTCATACAAGACTAAACCCACTAAAGATGACACAGTAAGTgctctgtttcttttctttctatgaTCTCAATCATTTCAAGATCCATATTTAATGATACAATTTTAATGTCTTGAAAATTAATCTGTAGTCTTCAAAGAACATATCCTACATCGATGTCAAAAGGTAGAGCTAGCTTTCCAAAAGGCTTTCTCTTTGGAACTGCCTCTTCTTCTTACCAGGTaaataaaatcaagaaacagaaaaaaagcaataaaaaaaaacattacaataTTCACTTacttcagtttgtgttttttttttgtgtagtaTGAAGGAGCAGTCACAGAAGGTGAGAGAGGTGAAAGCATGTGGGATCATTTTTCCAACAGGTTTCCTCACAGGATCAGTGACCATAGTCATGGAAACGTCGCCGTTGATTTCTTCCATCGTTACAAGGTACTTTCTACGTTTAAGCTTTTCGGTTTTTTTCTCCTCAAGGTAGTAAGGTACACAATAGTGAAGATCTGTGATCCATTTCTTGTACAGGAAGACATCAAGAGGATGAAAGATATAAACATGGATTCTTTTAGGCTCTCCATTGCTTGGCCAAGAGTTTTACCTTGTAAGTATATTTCTGTTTGTAGAACCTTATGTTTGTCAATATTCATAGCAGTTCCATATCGAAAAATATCTCGAGTTGATTCTGTGAAATTCAAAAAACAGATGGCAAAAGGGAGAGAGGAGTTAGTGAAGAAGGGATTAAGTTTTACAATGATGTTATAGATGAACTCCTAGCCAATGAAATCACTCCTCTTGTTACCATCTTTCATTGGGACACTCCTCAGGATCTTGAAGATGAATATGGTGGTTTTCTAAGCGAGCAGATTATGTAAGatatttgaattatatatatatatatatatatatatatatatgtggtgGGTGTATCTGTTCTAGAGACTCATGTTAGGTTATATGTCAATACAGAGATGACTTTAGAGACTATGCAAGTCTCTGCTTTGAGAGATTTGGGGATAGGGTGAGTCTGTGGTGCACATTGAATGAGCCATGGGTGTACAGTGTTGCGGGTTATGACACAGGGAGAAAAGCGCCAGGACGATGCTCGAAGTATGTAAATGGAGCTAGTGTTGCTGGAATGTCGGGATACGAAGCGTACATCGTGAGCCATAACTTGCTTCTAGCGCACGCAGAAGCAGTGCAAGTGTTTAGAAAATGTGACCATGTAAGTATACTTTCTATAAATAGTAAGATCACAAGTCACtttccagtttttttttgttgtagttATCTGATTTGAAAACTATGCAGATTAAAAATGGACAAATAGGAATTGCGCATAACCCGCTCTGGTATGAGCCTTATGATCCGAGCGATCCAGATGATGTAGAAGGATGTAACCGAGCTATGGACTTCATGATTGGTTGGTAAGTAATTCAAAACGAGACATGgattagtcttttttttttagtgtcAAACCGATCTTGAATTTGTCTTTTTGTCGCGGTGTTTCTTGCAGGCATCATCATCCAACAGTGTATGGAGACTATCCAGACACGATGAAGAAATCTGTTGGAGATCGTTTACCAAGTTTCACACCAGAACAATCCAAGAAGCTCATAGGCTCTTGTGATTACGTTGGTATCAACTATTACAGCTCGCTTTTCGTGAAGAGTATCAAATACGTGGATCCTACGCAACCTACTTGGAGAACTGATCAAGGCGTAGATTGGATGAGTATGTCTTTTGATGATAATGGTTATGATTCATGATGATGCTGGTACTAATGTCATCTACTAACACATGATGCAGAAACCAACATAGATGGGAAACAAATAGCGAAACAAGGAGGATCAGAGTGGAGTTTTACATATCCAACAGGACTCAGAAACGTTTTGAAGTATATGAAGAAAAACTATGAAAATCCTCGCATTCTCATTACCGAGAATGGTATAAGCATCTTTTGCATGTGTCCCTTTGTTTCTATATAGATCTCTCATGCAATATTTGTTTATGATAATCTCAGGTTATGGTGAAGTAGCTGAGCAGAGTCAGAGTCTGTTTATGTACAATCCTTCTATCGACACAGAGAGATTGGAGTACATAGAAGGACACATACACGCCATTCATCAAGCTATACAGTAAGCAACACTTATGATTATAAccatttataaagaaaaataaataaattaaattttttttttaaaatgaaaattatactGTATTGATATTAACAGCGAAGATGGAGTTAGAGTGGAAGGTTATTACGTATGGTCATTGCTTGATAATTTCGAGTGGAACAGTGGATATGGTGTGAGATACGGTTTGTATTACATTGATTACAAAGATGGGCTTAGACGATACCCTAAAATGTCGGCATTGTGGTTGAAAGAGTTCTTGAAGTTTAATCAAGAAGacgagtcttcttcttcttcggagtctaagaaggaagagaagaaggagagcTATGGCAAACAGCTACTGCATTCTGTTCAAGACAGTGGTGCGTTACCAGCGGTTTTGGGGAGCTTGTTCGTGGTCACTGCAACTGTTGGTACTTCTCTGTTCTTCAAGGGATCCAATAATTGAAACTGAGTGTTGAAAAATCTAAAGACGGTTGCAAAttgttgaagatgatgaataTGCTATGATTTGTAAACATTCTTTGTGCTTGTTCAATGTTATATGAACTTGTTTGATCTATAAGGGATTTTAtcatttttctaaataaatactTTTCTTAAAATGGCCTTACAAAATCAGCCCATTAAGCAATTCTTAAAATTCACCCACTAGTAGTAACTACGATCATGGGCCTCTTATCATCTCTACTAGAAAATGCACCTTTTCCATTTTGGATCTGCAGAGAGATGGAGAAAAATAGCTCATTCTATCAgtagttttatttgtttttataaaattaatttgttgaacaggtttttagattttatcgTATAAATTATAACCATAGTCGGAATTGgagtaaaattatttatatgtagGATCAGCGAGCACACCACTGTAAAACCCAAATTTAAAGTCTGTAGATAATTAAAGAGTTCGAGCCCATATGGAGATTAGGCCTAAATTTTTCTTAAGCTCAAAGGCCCAcctaaagtaaatatttttctaagcAGCATGGTGTGATGAGGATTAATATTTCTGTTGCCATCCAAATTCGATATTTTAATGTTCTTAGTTCTTATCAAACTAGTTCTTATTGCTGCTattgaaatttcaaaatcaaaaaatattataggaAGTGGTTTGTAGTTTGGGCCTGGGAATTGATTCTTTATCCGCGGGCCCGTTCTATTTAATCTGTTGTAGAGCGGATACAGGTCAACAGATTTGGAAAATATATGAGACGGATGCGGATCGAGTATATTTTATGCGGACCGGTGCAGGTTGATCAAATTTAAATCGCAGATACTTGTCAGCtcacaacttttttttgttttaaatatgactttttaataaaaatatgactttttaataaaaatgataaaatttatgaatatttaaaaaataattaaaatattttatttatattattttaaaaacaataaaacaaatattaaaaatattatttttaatattaccCGCTAATTTAAGCGAGTGGAATCTTACTTTTTCTAGTTGCAAGCTAAACGGTTCGGATTTttgaattaaaagaaaaatttgttcCGCAGTAAGGTGGGGTGGGTCGACGCGAGGCGAGTCGACCCGCAAACCCAACACTATTTGTATTAATGATGTTGTTTAAATTTCAGTAGCTGAAGTAGCTTTAGGGAAGGAGGTCACTTGACccctataaatttttattacaaacaAATTTACTTTACttgtatttttggtttaaaaaactGGTGAAATGTTGTAAAATTAGTACAATGACCCCTGTAAATTTTGCTCAAAATTAACTTAAGCTTATGCTTCAGTTTTGTTGGCTCCAGTAAGCTTTGTGGCCGGCTCCGCCACTGTTGGGTTCACACTTCACAGTATGGGGAAATGAAATTTTACATTTGTATGTGAGAAACGCTAATTTCCATGAATATTTAAACTATACGGGGACAAACCAAATCAACAGTAATATGAATACTTTCTTTTAGTCAAGCtaaataaggaaataaaaatgtatatgtatatttactcAACATTCACGTTCCACGTTGAATGCTTTCTACTGGTAGGCACTAGGCAGAGTCCAAGTCGATACGTGGAAACTGGCAGCgtacaaaaacacaaaaaaaaaacgttccatttcttttttttttttttttttttgtttaacctcggggtatcccaggcccagaatgcccagactaatccccaaggggaaggaatgcccacggatagacgcccctcccagtttttcaaatgggccgaaagcatggcccatatccgtgtgggtgacaagagcgttgcaaggtagttccctccggcgtggatcgaaccccctACCTGGGTGCAGGCGGGGACCCGTCCTAACGTTCCATTtcttttaagatatattttatgtatcaACAGAGAAGTACAATTTTGTCTATCATAAAAATGGCATACTAGATTCATTTTATCTCCCGTCtggattcaaaaaaaaagattcatttTATCTATTTGATTCCTAACTCTTATTTGAAGGTTTTAATagatgtgtttcaaaaaaaaaaaaaaagattcattttatctatttgattttttaaaaaaaaattatatagcatttctaaaaaatcttaataattataAGAATAGTAATAACAAATcaattttaactataaatttaaattatacttttatttataatttttgagaaaaatataattaaatcttacaattttaaaaatatttttacactAATACATTTATTAGTTTCATAATTGgtactataatattattataaattaattttattattttgatttattaaaaaaacttttcagaaatttcagaagttaaataaaataatgcattaatttagtataaaaatatcatGTAGTTTTACATGCTCAAAATAATTGTTTTGCCAAATTTTTGTTGACcaaataatcaattttaaaaataaatatttcaaattcaaatgataatattataaaatttataaaagataaaatcattgattgataacatatatttttaaaaatgcatcACAAGATAGCAAAATCGAAATAGtataacattttgaaaataaattaataaaaattaaaaacttaatatcataGCATCTGAAAATATCATAtaccaataaaatatattaaataatatgatgGATACTCAATgtataaaatctaataaaataat is a genomic window containing:
- the LOC108813391 gene encoding beta-glucosidase 26, peroxisomal; amino-acid sequence: MTHLQRTYPTSMSKGRASFPKGFLFGTASSSYQYEGAVTEGERGESMWDHFSNRFPHRISDHSHGNVAVDFFHRYKEDIKRMKDINMDSFRLSIAWPRVLPYGKRERGVSEEGIKFYNDVIDELLANEITPLVTIFHWDTPQDLEDEYGGFLSEQIIDDFRDYASLCFERFGDRVSLWCTLNEPWVYSVAGYDTGRKAPGRCSKYVNGASVAGMSGYEAYIVSHNLLLAHAEAVQVFRKCDHIKNGQIGIAHNPLWYEPYDPSDPDDVEGCNRAMDFMIGWHHHPTVYGDYPDTMKKSVGDRLPSFTPEQSKKLIGSCDYVGINYYSSLFVKSIKYVDPTQPTWRTDQGVDWMKTNIDGKQIAKQGGSEWSFTYPTGLRNVLKYMKKNYENPRILITENGYGEVAEQSQSLFMYNPSIDTERLEYIEGHIHAIHQAIHEDGVRVEGYYVWSLLDNFEWNSGYGVRYGLYYIDYKDGLRRYPKMSALWLKEFLKFNQEDESSSSSESKKEEKKESYGKQLLHSVQDSGALPAVLGSLFVVTATVGTSLFFKGSNN